From the genome of Haloarcula limicola, one region includes:
- a CDS encoding oligosaccharide flippase family protein: MKRNTFTAFLSVAGSRLAIIVVSVFITPLLFRFLGAGTYGKWATVMAVFGLLMILVSSGINGGSRKFLSEKRDIPHWQEHVFSYFFVLAAVLALLAAGALALAARTGLVASTLGPEYTSYFYLLAVLTIVAQFRAYVRRSLMGLKLEHLSEPMRVAHKALFGLFAVSFAWLGYGVKGVLVGEILASSGVIIIASIAMARELTLSRVIEPLPSDFPKRELVDFNNSAIIYHFLMQSLIHVDVLMLGYFLANSSTVGVYKGALVIVQLLWILPKSVQSVMVQTVSDHWANDRIEKINAISHRVVRYTTLLSILLSVGLAALAYDFVPLYLGEEGQAAVEPLLLLIPGTLFYAIGRPVFAISYAKGEMRTLILVTSVAAGVNFVMNALLIPTYGMYGAAVATTTGYATLPLAHTWGARVLGYEPFGDFRGARILATTVIGAVPIVGLSLLIQNTYLALAVVPPIGLLVFGLATVLTGAMHLSEIVDLLDSLPEPVSRFGRYIEPYAEENRSGLAALQAYLDAR, from the coding sequence ATGAAACGAAACACCTTCACGGCGTTCCTCTCGGTGGCCGGGTCGCGCCTGGCGATCATCGTCGTCTCCGTCTTCATCACGCCGCTGTTGTTCCGCTTCCTCGGCGCCGGGACCTACGGGAAGTGGGCGACCGTGATGGCGGTGTTCGGCCTCCTGATGATACTGGTGAGCTCCGGCATCAACGGCGGCTCGCGGAAGTTCCTCTCGGAGAAACGGGACATCCCCCACTGGCAGGAGCACGTCTTCTCGTACTTCTTCGTACTCGCGGCCGTGCTAGCGCTGCTCGCCGCCGGTGCGCTCGCCCTCGCGGCCCGGACCGGCCTCGTCGCCAGCACGCTCGGCCCGGAGTACACGAGCTACTTCTACCTGCTCGCGGTACTCACGATCGTCGCGCAGTTCCGCGCGTACGTCCGGCGGTCGCTCATGGGGCTGAAGCTCGAACACCTCTCCGAGCCGATGCGAGTGGCTCACAAGGCGCTGTTCGGTCTGTTCGCAGTCTCGTTCGCGTGGCTCGGCTACGGCGTCAAAGGCGTCCTCGTCGGCGAGATACTCGCGAGCAGCGGCGTCATTATCATCGCCAGCATCGCGATGGCGCGGGAGCTGACGCTATCGCGCGTCATCGAGCCGCTACCGTCCGATTTCCCGAAGCGGGAGCTGGTCGACTTCAACAACAGCGCCATCATCTATCACTTCCTGATGCAGTCGCTCATTCACGTGGACGTCCTGATGCTCGGGTACTTCCTCGCCAACAGCAGCACGGTCGGCGTCTACAAGGGAGCGCTCGTCATCGTCCAACTGCTCTGGATTCTACCGAAGTCGGTCCAGAGCGTGATGGTCCAGACCGTCTCCGACCACTGGGCCAACGACCGCATCGAGAAGATCAACGCCATCTCTCACCGGGTCGTCCGGTACACGACGCTGCTGTCGATACTGCTGTCGGTCGGGCTGGCGGCGCTGGCGTACGACTTCGTCCCGCTGTACCTCGGCGAGGAGGGACAGGCGGCCGTCGAACCCCTCCTGTTGCTGATTCCCGGGACGCTGTTCTACGCCATCGGTCGTCCGGTCTTCGCCATCAGCTACGCCAAAGGCGAGATGCGGACGCTGATACTCGTGACCAGCGTCGCCGCCGGCGTGAACTTCGTGATGAACGCGCTTCTCATCCCGACCTACGGGATGTACGGGGCCGCCGTGGCGACCACGACCGGCTACGCCACGCTCCCGCTGGCACACACCTGGGGGGCGCGCGTGCTGGGCTACGAACCGTTCGGCGACTTCCGCGGTGCCCGCATACTGGCGACGACGGTCATCGGTGCCGTCCCCATCGTCGGGCTCTCGCTGCTCATCCAGAACACGTATCTGGCGCTGGCGGTCGTTCCGCCCATCGGCCTGCTGGTCTTCGGGCTGGCGACGGTCCTGACCGGCGCGATGCACCTCTCGGAGATCGTCGACCTGCTCGACTCGCTACCGGAACCGGTCAGTCGGTTCGGGCGGTACATCGAACCGTACGCCGAGGAGAACCGCTCGGGACTGGCCGCGCTGCAGGCGTATCTGGACGCGCGGTAA
- a CDS encoding TSUP family transporter, with protein MSTQSAGIDAKQFVTNLRAFRYREVMMVAATLAVVVGSVVFFPGAENVTRGLQSNVSGTLLALFVVVAVGAGAVKGMIGFGYSLITTPIFASVIDPTLAVVVLAIPPWMINMFQVGETDTGLEFVRREWVLLLLAVVGSVVGVTFLAEFSTGPIVPFLIGLVIFGYVLFQVFQNFVTIEGAHHPVALSVTGFLEGFLLAVANLGPLLPAYFHTFERDVDRYIGGLSMVLATIFTVRILQMVLFTDLMTTYRLWLGSVIAVVTVVGLLLGTYLRRLEFDEEKFNWFVVALLFVITLNIFRNTIPALFL; from the coding sequence GTGAGCACGCAGAGCGCCGGAATCGACGCGAAACAGTTCGTCACCAACCTCCGAGCGTTCCGCTACCGAGAGGTGATGATGGTGGCTGCGACGCTGGCCGTCGTCGTCGGATCGGTCGTCTTCTTCCCGGGCGCCGAGAACGTCACCCGGGGGCTCCAGTCGAACGTCTCGGGGACGCTGCTCGCCCTGTTCGTCGTCGTCGCCGTCGGTGCCGGCGCGGTCAAGGGGATGATCGGGTTCGGGTACTCGCTCATCACGACGCCCATCTTCGCGTCCGTCATCGACCCGACGCTCGCGGTCGTCGTCCTCGCGATCCCGCCGTGGATGATAAACATGTTCCAGGTCGGCGAGACCGACACCGGGCTCGAGTTCGTCCGCCGGGAGTGGGTGCTGCTGCTGCTCGCCGTCGTCGGGTCGGTCGTCGGCGTCACCTTCCTCGCGGAGTTCAGCACCGGCCCGATCGTCCCGTTCCTCATCGGGCTCGTCATCTTCGGGTACGTCCTCTTTCAGGTCTTTCAGAACTTCGTGACCATCGAGGGGGCTCACCACCCGGTCGCGCTCAGCGTCACCGGGTTCCTCGAGGGGTTCTTACTCGCCGTCGCCAACCTCGGGCCGCTCCTCCCCGCGTACTTCCACACCTTCGAGCGCGACGTCGACCGCTACATCGGCGGGCTGTCAATGGTGCTGGCGACCATCTTCACGGTCCGCATCCTGCAGATGGTCCTCTTCACCGACCTCATGACGACCTATCGCCTCTGGCTGGGCTCGGTCATCGCCGTCGTCACCGTCGTCGGCCTGCTGCTGGGGACGTACCTGCGACGGCTGGAGTTCGACGAGGAGAAGTTCAACTGGTTCGTCGTCGCGCTCCTGTTCGTCATCACGCTCAACATCTTCCGGAACACGATACCGGCCCTGTTCCTCTGA
- a CDS encoding glucosamine inositolphosphorylceramide transferase family protein produces the protein MTRRRMLAALSSVGAAGVAGCDGLSSSPETPENGTAPATDSAASGTEAGTDAQSKAVYTGETIPPTSYDELASQAPTTAAPAGEVTNPVLTADDVTDFGRADYVADPYMFREGGNWHLFFEVVNENRSPDAAIGHASSKDGLDWQYTGIVLEKNAHTSYPFIWKWQGEYYMLPPTGKSVELWHAKDFPTGWERKGTLIEEEYFTHDPVIFRYNDRWWLFTSRENQDVMAFHSKELTASTDAWTAHSANPVVEDRQWAARQGGRPVVINDTPHLFFQDVQYEYGDKIRAFKVNELTTDAYSDTEAAHSPVLVGFGSGWNAIKMHHYDPWALGGDNGWRCAVDGAFDDDGDGVEWSIGIFDAPNHRDPNKQSIPYDPEKTNGYFRFDGNSTVAVDDSGNKNHGMIRGATKTDVGNCKGRRFEEGRDRVVFPTRFDAIDTDAFTLFFRGRLQSTDETQALFDYSSRHIQRRLAARFDPSASGWKFDFTGTGGQTRPAVEAPVSAGEPFQLAIAYKQGDGYRIFQDGKELTQARDVGSVYHEVCLPLLGSTLPGQYSWKGDISHFGVFGEALTEKDLSSFTSSVCSSK, from the coding sequence GTGACACGGCGGCGCATGCTCGCGGCGCTCTCCTCTGTCGGCGCTGCCGGCGTCGCCGGCTGTGACGGGCTCAGCTCATCGCCGGAGACGCCCGAGAACGGTACCGCCCCCGCAACCGATTCGGCCGCCAGCGGCACCGAGGCGGGCACCGATGCCCAGTCCAAAGCGGTCTACACCGGCGAGACGATTCCGCCCACCTCCTACGACGAGCTCGCGAGCCAAGCGCCGACCACGGCCGCGCCCGCGGGCGAGGTGACGAACCCGGTCCTGACGGCCGACGACGTCACCGACTTCGGCCGCGCCGACTACGTCGCAGACCCCTACATGTTCCGCGAGGGTGGCAACTGGCACCTCTTCTTCGAAGTGGTCAACGAGAACCGCTCGCCCGACGCCGCCATCGGTCACGCCAGCAGTAAGGACGGCTTGGACTGGCAGTACACCGGGATCGTCCTCGAGAAGAACGCGCACACGTCCTACCCGTTCATCTGGAAGTGGCAGGGCGAGTACTACATGCTCCCGCCGACCGGGAAATCGGTCGAACTCTGGCACGCGAAGGACTTCCCGACCGGCTGGGAGCGGAAGGGGACCCTCATCGAGGAGGAGTACTTCACGCACGACCCGGTGATATTCCGCTACAACGACCGCTGGTGGCTGTTCACCTCCCGAGAGAACCAGGACGTCATGGCGTTCCACTCGAAGGAGCTCACCGCCTCGACGGACGCCTGGACGGCCCACTCCGCCAATCCGGTCGTCGAAGACCGACAGTGGGCCGCCCGACAGGGCGGTCGCCCGGTCGTCATCAACGACACGCCCCACCTGTTCTTCCAGGACGTCCAGTACGAGTACGGCGACAAGATCCGCGCGTTCAAGGTGAACGAGCTGACGACCGACGCCTACAGCGACACGGAGGCCGCCCACTCCCCGGTTCTCGTCGGCTTCGGGAGCGGGTGGAACGCCATCAAGATGCACCACTACGACCCGTGGGCGCTGGGCGGCGATAACGGCTGGCGCTGTGCGGTCGACGGCGCGTTCGACGACGACGGCGACGGCGTCGAGTGGAGCATCGGCATCTTCGACGCCCCCAACCACCGGGACCCGAACAAGCAGTCGATCCCCTACGACCCCGAGAAGACGAACGGGTACTTCCGATTCGACGGGAACTCGACGGTCGCCGTCGACGACTCGGGCAACAAGAACCACGGGATGATTCGCGGCGCGACGAAGACCGACGTCGGGAACTGCAAGGGCCGACGCTTCGAGGAGGGCCGCGACCGCGTCGTCTTCCCCACGCGGTTCGACGCGATAGACACCGACGCGTTCACGCTGTTCTTCCGCGGTCGACTGCAGTCGACGGACGAGACGCAGGCCCTGTTCGACTACAGCTCGCGACACATCCAGCGCCGACTCGCGGCTCGGTTCGATCCGAGCGCGAGCGGCTGGAAGTTCGACTTCACCGGCACCGGCGGTCAGACGCGACCGGCCGTCGAGGCGCCCGTCTCGGCCGGCGAGCCGTTCCAGCTCGCGATAGCCTACAAGCAGGGCGACGGCTATCGCATCTTCCAGGACGGGAAGGAACTCACGCAGGCCCGCGATGTGGGCAGCGTCTACCACGAGGTCTGTCTCCCCCTGCTGGGCTCGACGCTCCCCGGACAGTACTCCTGGAAGGGCGACATCTCGCACTTCGGCGTCTTCGGCGAGGCGCTCACCGAGAAGGACCTCTCCTCGTTCACGTCCTCCGTCTGTTCCTCGAAGTAA
- a CDS encoding CapA family protein, whose protein sequence is MSRPSIARWTNDDAPAGRREWSLTVAGDTTFTDATQPTVGEDLRAALADADLAVTNLEAPIAGRGSPISKSGPVTETVAETPEFALEMGFDAVTLANNHLMDMGPEGLEHTVERCREAGLETCGVGESPTDALDPLRTDVGGQSVAIVNVCEREFGAADRGGPGTAWVGHADATGAVREAEERADVVVVVAHGGVEYLPLPPLGHQRRLRSFAEAGADLVVGHHPHVPQGWERHAETPICYSLGNFRFDIPGRTKTEWGLLVDATFAGETLVSVDLRPVERRDDAVAFMGERWSVEDHRPYFERVSGITADRDALQAHWQELAVRIFEQRYGRWLRIGTGSDLPSLIRHPLQYLHGERLWSGDDRERELLTLLNLVRNESHRDLIETAVSVKTGDRPDRRTPEVRETVRELLAQTEDEPVYDRPSPAIQLFNAVSARLRESITQTGKRLRPRSVSDRL, encoded by the coding sequence ATGTCTCGCCCGTCGATCGCACGGTGGACGAACGATGACGCCCCGGCGGGTCGTCGAGAGTGGTCGCTGACCGTCGCCGGCGACACGACGTTCACCGATGCGACACAGCCGACCGTCGGCGAGGACCTCCGGGCCGCCCTCGCCGACGCCGACCTCGCCGTGACGAACCTCGAAGCGCCGATCGCCGGTCGCGGGTCACCGATCTCGAAGTCCGGACCGGTCACCGAGACCGTCGCCGAGACGCCGGAATTCGCCCTCGAGATGGGGTTCGACGCCGTCACGCTCGCCAACAACCACCTGATGGATATGGGTCCCGAAGGGCTCGAACACACTGTCGAGCGATGCCGGGAAGCGGGACTCGAAACCTGCGGCGTCGGCGAGTCGCCGACCGACGCGCTCGACCCGCTTCGAACTGACGTCGGGGGGCAGTCGGTCGCGATCGTCAACGTCTGCGAGCGGGAGTTCGGGGCCGCCGACCGCGGCGGTCCGGGGACGGCGTGGGTCGGCCACGCCGACGCGACCGGAGCGGTCAGAGAGGCCGAGGAGAGGGCAGACGTCGTCGTCGTAGTCGCCCACGGCGGCGTCGAGTACCTCCCGCTCCCCCCGCTCGGTCACCAGCGCCGACTCCGCTCGTTCGCCGAAGCCGGTGCCGACCTCGTCGTCGGCCACCACCCGCACGTTCCGCAGGGCTGGGAGCGCCACGCGGAGACGCCGATCTGCTACAGTCTCGGCAACTTCCGGTTCGACATCCCCGGCCGGACGAAGACGGAGTGGGGCCTGCTCGTCGACGCGACGTTCGCCGGCGAGACGCTCGTCTCGGTGGACCTGCGGCCGGTCGAGCGTCGCGACGACGCCGTGGCGTTCATGGGCGAGCGATGGTCCGTCGAGGACCATCGACCGTACTTCGAGCGCGTCTCGGGGATCACGGCCGACAGGGACGCCCTGCAGGCGCACTGGCAGGAACTCGCCGTCCGCATCTTCGAGCAGCGCTACGGGCGTTGGCTGCGTATCGGCACCGGGAGCGACCTCCCCTCGCTCATCCGCCATCCGCTCCAGTACCTGCACGGAGAGCGCCTCTGGAGCGGCGACGACCGCGAGCGGGAGCTGTTGACGCTGTTGAACCTGGTCCGCAACGAGTCCCATCGCGACCTCATCGAGACCGCCGTGAGCGTCAAGACCGGTGACCGGCCGGACCGCCGGACCCCCGAGGTCCGCGAGACGGTCAGAGAGCTGTTAGCACAGACCGAAGACGAGCCGGTGTACGACCGCCCCTCGCCGGCGATTCAACTTTTCAACGCCGTCTCCGCTCGGCTGCGCGAGTCGATCACGCAGACCGGCAAACGGCTCCGCCCGCGTTCCGTCTCCGACCGCCTGTGA
- a CDS encoding HAMP domain-containing histidine kinase gives MSPAHLPERIERYGGSVGVVDTDPRGSAFRVRLPRA, from the coding sequence GTGTCACCGGCTCACCTCCCCGAGCGCATCGAACGCTACGGCGGGTCGGTCGGCGTCGTCGATACCGACCCGAGGGGGAGCGCCTTCCGCGTTCGACTGCCGCGGGCCTAG
- a CDS encoding response regulator: MGVALVLALSKKRRNLELLADLLEDVSTEVSVATEVDEFEALLTEHGEISMAVIDIDGFTRDIWDRSERLREAGIPVLVLTMSAPSDIREEAMRHGAQRILEKPIEKATLRATVRTLAN; encoded by the coding sequence ATGGGCGTCGCGTTGGTCCTCGCCCTCTCGAAGAAGCGACGGAACCTCGAGTTGCTCGCGGACCTCCTAGAGGACGTGAGTACGGAGGTGAGCGTCGCCACCGAGGTCGACGAGTTCGAGGCGCTGTTGACCGAACACGGGGAGATATCGATGGCCGTCATCGACATCGACGGCTTCACGCGCGACATTTGGGACCGCTCCGAGCGGCTCCGGGAGGCGGGTATTCCGGTGCTGGTCCTGACGATGTCGGCCCCCTCGGACATCCGCGAGGAAGCCATGCGACACGGCGCACAGCGCATCCTCGAAAAGCCGATCGAGAAGGCGACGCTGCGGGCGACGGTCCGGACCCTCGCGAACTAG
- a CDS encoding ATPase domain-containing protein: MSSQTPERISTGISGLDEVLHGGLIANRSYLVRGEPGTGKTILGTHFLKAGADRSETVLYVNLEETTEDIKTNAATLGIDLDDVAFLDLSPDSEMFAHNQSYDIFAPSEVEQSSLTDAVTERVEDLQPDRVFIDPITRLRHLTPDDHQFRQQVIAFMQYLREAGATVVFTSQNTESIPDDDLQFMSDGTIKIDLGEFGRTVTVPKFRGSQIRGGTHAMRIRDESVAVFPELQPSSYDREFVAESIPSGVPEMDELLHGGVERGTITVISGPTGVGKTTTGTQFMKEAADRGERSVVYMFEETKGTFLRRSEAIDMPVRQMLERDALNVHEIEALDFSPEEFAHLVREDVEAHDTSIVMIDGIDGYQLSLRGEESGLVRKLHTLCRYLKNMGVTVILVEETEAVTGRFTATEAGISYLADNIVFLQHLELEGRMRKAIGVLKKRTSDFERTLREFRITERGIEVGESLTDLRGILSDAPTTRVRAEEQDD; the protein is encoded by the coding sequence ATGAGCAGCCAAACGCCGGAGCGGATTTCGACGGGGATCTCGGGACTCGACGAGGTGCTCCACGGGGGTCTGATAGCGAACCGCAGCTATCTGGTCCGCGGCGAACCGGGGACGGGGAAGACGATCCTCGGGACGCACTTTCTCAAAGCGGGAGCCGACCGGAGCGAGACGGTGCTGTACGTCAACCTAGAGGAGACGACCGAGGACATCAAGACGAACGCCGCGACGCTCGGCATCGACCTCGACGACGTGGCGTTCCTCGATCTGAGCCCGGACTCGGAGATGTTCGCTCACAACCAATCCTACGACATCTTCGCGCCGAGCGAGGTCGAACAGTCCTCGCTGACCGACGCCGTGACCGAACGCGTCGAGGACCTACAGCCCGACAGGGTGTTCATCGACCCCATCACGCGGCTCCGGCATCTGACGCCCGACGACCACCAGTTCCGCCAGCAGGTCATCGCCTTCATGCAGTATCTCCGGGAGGCCGGCGCGACCGTCGTCTTCACCTCCCAGAACACGGAGTCGATCCCCGACGACGATCTCCAGTTCATGAGCGACGGGACGATCAAGATCGACCTCGGCGAGTTCGGGCGCACCGTGACCGTCCCCAAGTTCCGCGGGTCGCAGATTCGAGGCGGGACACATGCGATGCGGATCCGCGACGAGAGCGTCGCGGTGTTCCCGGAGCTCCAGCCCAGCAGTTACGACCGCGAGTTCGTCGCCGAATCCATCCCCTCCGGCGTTCCGGAGATGGACGAGCTGCTCCACGGCGGTGTCGAACGCGGGACCATCACCGTCATCAGCGGCCCGACCGGCGTCGGCAAGACCACGACGGGGACGCAGTTCATGAAGGAGGCTGCCGACCGGGGCGAACGCTCGGTCGTCTACATGTTCGAGGAGACGAAGGGGACGTTCCTCCGGCGGAGCGAGGCCATCGACATGCCCGTCCGACAGATGCTCGAACGGGACGCGCTGAACGTCCACGAGATCGAGGCGCTCGACTTCTCGCCGGAGGAGTTCGCCCACCTCGTCCGCGAGGACGTCGAAGCGCACGACACCAGCATCGTGATGATCGACGGGATCGACGGCTATCAGCTCTCGCTTCGGGGCGAGGAGTCCGGACTCGTCCGCAAACTGCACACGCTCTGTCGCTACCTCAAGAACATGGGCGTCACCGTCATCCTCGTCGAGGAGACGGAGGCGGTGACCGGTCGGTTCACCGCCACCGAAGCGGGCATCAGCTACCTTGCGGACAACATCGTTTTCCTCCAGCACCTCGAACTGGAGGGGCGGATGCGCAAGGCCATCGGCGTCCTGAAAAAGCGGACTAGCGACTTCGAACGCACCCTCCGCGAGTTCCGCATCACCGAACGCGGCATCGAGGTCGGCGAGTCGCTCACCGACCTCCGCGGCATCCTCAGTGACGCGCCGACGACTCGCGTGCGAGCGGAGGAACAGGACGACTGA
- a CDS encoding ATP-binding protein: protein MTGQAGVLYLGPTVEALGSFLPTVDGVAVVGTVTESTDAALDRLRTGIVDCLVVDTRLPKLDVASFLAAVEESRSDLPVILFQHGDAESNTEDGRYDERLTDADPAAFRQETVRTALADSGALDGATEERRDDGLREVDDWTSIDRWSNLSKQVVETSPVGIAIVVDGRITRVNRHAEEILQFSTDTGCARVTDQLSGRIYDESGQPVSSMEFHFQQILSTGPSVVGYDPDPDRSDGPRHWLLVNGKPLDVGDESALVLIFKDVTELKQHQDELERRQSELDTVVTELKRSNAELEQFAYVASHDLREPLRMVSNYLGLLERRYGDDLDEDARDFIGYAVEGAQRMRRFINDLLKYSRVGRDDDEMTLVDLNDVLDDVRIDLEVRLEEADAELTVAELPVVRGNRHRLEQLFQNLVSNAIKYAGDDPPRIEIGVSLEPERCEITVADNGAGIDPNEQEQAFDLFYTTGRDDSTGIGLALCRKIVQSHGGRIWLNSTPGEGTTVHFTLVREDGEIESADVSAVDVSLPE, encoded by the coding sequence ATGACTGGACAAGCAGGAGTTCTCTATCTCGGGCCGACGGTCGAGGCGCTGGGGTCGTTCCTCCCCACGGTCGACGGGGTCGCGGTCGTCGGCACCGTCACCGAGTCGACCGACGCCGCGCTCGACCGACTCAGGACGGGTATCGTCGACTGCCTCGTCGTCGACACGCGACTCCCGAAACTCGACGTCGCCTCGTTTCTCGCCGCGGTCGAGGAGAGCCGAAGCGACCTGCCGGTGATTCTGTTTCAACACGGCGACGCCGAGTCGAACACCGAGGACGGCAGGTACGACGAGCGGCTCACGGACGCGGATCCGGCGGCGTTCCGGCAGGAGACGGTTCGGACCGCGCTCGCGGACAGCGGTGCACTCGACGGCGCGACCGAGGAGCGACGGGACGACGGGTTGCGGGAGGTCGACGACTGGACGTCGATCGACCGCTGGTCGAACCTCTCGAAGCAGGTCGTCGAGACGAGTCCGGTGGGAATCGCCATCGTTGTCGACGGGCGGATCACGCGCGTCAACCGACACGCCGAGGAGATCCTCCAGTTCAGCACCGATACCGGGTGCGCCCGCGTCACCGATCAGCTGTCGGGCCGCATCTACGACGAGTCGGGCCAGCCCGTCTCCTCGATGGAGTTTCACTTCCAGCAGATACTCTCGACCGGCCCGTCGGTGGTGGGATACGACCCCGATCCGGACCGCTCCGACGGCCCCAGACACTGGCTCCTCGTCAACGGGAAACCCCTGGACGTCGGCGACGAGTCGGCGCTGGTGCTGATCTTCAAGGACGTCACCGAGCTCAAACAGCACCAGGACGAACTGGAGCGTCGCCAGTCCGAACTGGACACGGTCGTCACCGAACTCAAGCGGTCGAACGCCGAACTCGAACAGTTCGCGTACGTCGCCTCGCACGACCTGCGCGAGCCGCTCCGGATGGTGTCTAACTACCTCGGGCTGCTCGAACGACGATACGGCGACGACCTCGACGAGGACGCGCGGGACTTCATCGGGTACGCCGTCGAGGGAGCCCAGCGGATGCGCCGGTTCATCAACGACCTGCTCAAGTACTCCCGGGTCGGCCGCGACGACGACGAGATGACGCTCGTCGACCTGAACGACGTGCTCGACGACGTGCGGATCGACCTCGAGGTCAGGCTCGAAGAGGCGGACGCCGAGTTGACCGTCGCGGAGTTACCCGTCGTCCGGGGCAACAGACACCGGCTCGAACAGCTGTTTCAGAACCTCGTCAGCAACGCGATCAAGTACGCGGGCGACGACCCCCCGCGCATCGAGATCGGCGTCTCCCTCGAACCGGAACGGTGTGAGATAACCGTCGCGGACAATGGCGCGGGGATCGACCCGAACGAGCAGGAGCAGGCGTTCGACCTCTTCTATACGACCGGCCGGGACGATTCGACGGGCATCGGGCTGGCGCTCTGTCGGAAAATCGTCCAGAGTCA